The Algihabitans albus genome includes a window with the following:
- the ribA gene encoding GTP cyclohydrolase II, producing MSDLYATSQSYAPGTLEDVDRALSELRRGWPVLLHSSDGAALLVLAAEAANDERLRALDRSGEGARALVLTGPRAQALSLTEMEAEGPVRLPAAGLSAGTISALADPTAIARPVTPTPPALLPAEELEVAAVELVKLARLLPAVLVAAAPVTDEPAAWAAKKGFLSVTAQEVEAYRTAAAHSLTKVAEAAVPLSDAEDTRILAFRPADGGIEHLAIVIGRLDTSQPVLVRLHSECFTGDLLGSLRCDCGDQLRGAIQTIAAAGSGVLLYLAQEGRGIGLVNKLRAYTLQDRGADTHEANLQLGFDADERVYLPAAEMLRQLGVQQVRLMTNNPEKLEQLARWGIAVTERVQHSFPSNGHNEAYLATKATKFGHLL from the coding sequence ATGAGCGACCTGTACGCGACAAGTCAAAGCTATGCCCCCGGCACGTTGGAAGACGTCGATCGCGCGCTCTCCGAGTTGCGGCGCGGTTGGCCGGTGCTTCTGCATAGCAGCGACGGAGCGGCTCTGTTGGTCTTGGCGGCCGAAGCCGCCAACGACGAGCGGCTGCGCGCGCTTGATCGTTCCGGTGAGGGCGCGCGCGCCTTGGTATTGACCGGCCCGAGGGCCCAGGCCTTGAGCCTGACGGAAATGGAGGCCGAGGGGCCTGTCCGTTTGCCGGCCGCCGGTCTTTCGGCCGGCACAATCTCAGCCTTGGCCGATCCGACGGCAATCGCGCGACCGGTGACACCCACGCCGCCTGCATTGTTGCCGGCCGAAGAGCTGGAAGTCGCTGCCGTCGAACTGGTCAAGCTCGCGCGCTTGCTGCCGGCCGTTCTGGTGGCGGCAGCTCCGGTGACCGACGAGCCGGCAGCCTGGGCTGCGAAGAAAGGCTTCCTCAGCGTCACCGCACAGGAGGTCGAGGCCTATCGGACCGCCGCCGCCCATTCCCTAACGAAGGTGGCCGAAGCGGCGGTTCCGCTGAGCGATGCCGAAGATACGCGTATCCTGGCCTTTCGTCCTGCAGACGGGGGGATCGAACATCTGGCCATCGTCATCGGCCGGCTCGACACCAGCCAGCCGGTTCTGGTGCGCCTGCATTCGGAGTGCTTTACGGGAGATCTGCTCGGTTCGCTGCGGTGCGACTGCGGCGATCAACTCCGCGGTGCGATCCAGACGATCGCCGCGGCGGGCTCCGGTGTGCTGCTCTATCTGGCGCAGGAAGGCCGAGGCATCGGACTGGTCAACAAACTGCGTGCCTACACCTTGCAGGACCGCGGTGCCGATACGCACGAGGCCAATCTGCAGCTCGGCTTCGATGCCGACGAACGGGTCTATCTGCCGGCGGCGGAAATGCTGCGTCAACTGGGCGTGCAGCAGGTCCGGCTAATGACCAACAATCCCGAGAAACTGGAGCAGCTCGCACGCTGGGGAATCGCGGTGACGGAGCGGGTACAGCACAGCTTCCCGTCAAACGGCCACAATGAGGCCTACCTCGCAACCAAGGCCACCAAATTCGGGCACCTGCTGTAG
- a CDS encoding L,D-transpeptidase family protein has translation MDLIVEQDHRDAPWTARWGAERFRCAIGRSGAISALAKREGDGATPRGAWPLERLFWRPDRGLRPETAVPAQPITISDGWCDAPLDTAYNRLVQRPFASSHETLWRKDELYDLLVVLSYNRSPILPFAGSAIFLHCAKRNYPPTAGCVALARPDLEKVLAQARLGDRVVVVG, from the coding sequence ATGGACCTAATCGTCGAACAAGATCACCGCGATGCGCCCTGGACGGCCCGTTGGGGTGCCGAGAGGTTTCGCTGCGCTATCGGGCGAAGTGGTGCGATCTCCGCACTGGCGAAGCGCGAAGGCGATGGGGCTACTCCGCGCGGCGCCTGGCCGCTCGAAAGGCTGTTCTGGCGACCGGACCGGGGACTGCGCCCGGAAACGGCGGTACCCGCACAACCCATCACGATCAGCGACGGCTGGTGCGATGCACCGCTCGATACAGCATACAATCGCCTGGTGCAGCGACCCTTTGCGTCGTCCCACGAGACGCTTTGGCGGAAGGACGAGCTTTACGACCTTCTGGTGGTCTTGAGCTACAATCGCTCACCGATTCTGCCCTTTGCCGGCTCTGCGATCTTCCTGCATTGCGCCAAGCGGAACTATCCGCCGACCGCCGGCTGCGTCGCGCTGGCCCGCCCGGATCTCGAGAAGGTCCTGGCCCAGGCGCGTCTCGGCGACCGGGTCGTCGTGGTCGGCTAG
- a CDS encoding ion transporter produces the protein MAAQDETAEGTRPDDGVRRIPPRQGGWLGWLQGLIESATTQKVIAALIALNAVTLGLETSERVMAAVGEVLIVLDRTLLLIFTIEILAKLLVYRTRIHKDPWNIFDILVIGIAWMPATGNLSVLRALRILRVLRLISAVPSMRRVVTALLRAIPGMGSIVALLALVYYVFSVMATKLFGAAFPEWFGTIGASAYSLFQIMTLESWSMGIVRPVMEIFPYAWAFFVPFILVTSFTVLNLFIGIIVDAMQSQHQSEADEAAAAEDRARAADSERIFEELRALRRELAELKRDKVE, from the coding sequence ATGGCGGCGCAGGACGAAACGGCTGAGGGCACCAGGCCGGATGATGGCGTACGGCGCATACCGCCACGCCAGGGCGGCTGGCTGGGCTGGCTCCAGGGCCTGATCGAAAGCGCGACCACGCAGAAGGTGATCGCCGCTTTGATCGCGCTCAACGCGGTGACCCTTGGCCTGGAAACCAGCGAGCGGGTGATGGCGGCCGTCGGTGAAGTTCTCATCGTACTCGATCGCACCTTGCTGCTGATCTTCACGATCGAGATCCTGGCCAAGCTCCTCGTCTACCGCACCCGGATCCACAAGGATCCCTGGAATATCTTCGACATTCTCGTCATCGGCATTGCCTGGATGCCGGCGACCGGAAATCTCTCGGTGCTGCGGGCCCTGCGCATTCTGCGTGTGCTGCGCCTGATTTCGGCCGTGCCGTCGATGCGTCGGGTGGTTACGGCGCTTCTGCGGGCGATTCCGGGCATGGGCTCGATCGTGGCGTTGCTTGCGCTCGTCTACTACGTCTTCTCGGTGATGGCGACGAAGCTGTTCGGTGCAGCTTTCCCCGAATGGTTCGGCACCATCGGCGCTTCGGCCTACTCGCTGTTCCAGATCATGACGCTGGAATCCTGGTCGATGGGAATCGTCCGGCCGGTGATGGAGATCTTCCCCTACGCTTGGGCTTTCTTCGTACCTTTCATTCTGGTCACGAGCTTCACCGTCTTGAATCTTTTCATCGGTATCATCGTCGATGCCATGCAGAGTCAGCATCAGTCGGAAGCGGACGAAGCGGCAGCTGCCGAAGACCGGGCCCGGGCCGCCGACAGCGAGCGTATCTTCGAAGAACTCCGTGCCCTGCGCCGCGAGCTGGCCGAGCTCAAGCGAGACAAGGTCGAGTAG
- a CDS encoding phytanoyl-CoA dioxygenase family protein, with product MTQNLTTAPPLHRLTAEEIATYQRDGILCIRQVFDADWIEELRALVAQDMANPSGMVKDINAKGASGFFFGDTFVCHHIDGFRRAVFDGPGAALAAQAMEASKINLLFDQILVKEPNTSTPTLWHHDAPYWPVAGDGICTLWLALDHVTQDSGAVEYVKGSHRWGQRFKAVSFDPDQQYEEELPPVPDIDGNRDDYDIVSFDLAPGDITLHHGLTLHGAPPNGRPDQSRRAYIQRFAGDDASYNPRPNLQKMLRDPGLEAGDPLDCDLFPVVWRR from the coding sequence ATGACGCAGAACCTGACCACCGCCCCGCCGCTGCATCGGCTGACGGCTGAGGAAATCGCCACCTACCAGCGGGATGGAATCCTGTGTATCCGCCAGGTTTTCGACGCCGATTGGATCGAAGAATTGCGGGCCCTGGTTGCCCAGGACATGGCCAATCCGTCCGGTATGGTGAAGGATATCAACGCCAAGGGGGCCAGCGGTTTCTTCTTCGGCGATACCTTCGTTTGCCACCATATCGACGGCTTTCGCCGCGCGGTCTTCGATGGGCCGGGCGCCGCCTTAGCCGCTCAGGCGATGGAGGCTTCGAAAATCAATCTTCTGTTCGACCAGATCCTGGTGAAGGAGCCGAACACCTCCACCCCGACCCTATGGCACCACGATGCACCCTACTGGCCGGTGGCCGGCGATGGCATCTGCACCCTCTGGCTGGCGCTCGACCATGTGACGCAAGACAGCGGGGCGGTGGAGTACGTGAAGGGCTCGCACCGCTGGGGCCAGCGATTCAAGGCGGTCAGCTTCGATCCCGATCAGCAGTACGAGGAGGAACTGCCGCCGGTGCCGGACATCGATGGCAATCGAGATGACTACGATATCGTCAGCTTCGACTTGGCACCTGGAGATATCACCCTGCACCATGGCCTGACGCTGCATGGAGCTCCGCCCAACGGCCGACCGGATCAAAGTCGCCGTGCCTATATCCAGCGGTTTGCGGGTGACGATGCGAGCTACAACCCACGCCCGAACCTGCAGAAGATGCTGCGCGATCCCGGCCTTGAGGCCGGCGACCCGCTCGACTGCGATCTGTTCCCCGTTGTTTGGCGGCGTTGA
- a CDS encoding YggS family pyridoxal phosphate-dependent enzyme, which produces MTQSWNPTRPDIAEALASVRETIALAARESGRGPEEVALVAVAKTFGPSAVEAAYAAGQRVFGENRVQEAQSKYPDLKKRHPDLMLHLIGPLQTNKAGDALALFDVIETLDREKLARALAKERDRQGRCPQLYIQVNTGGEAQKAGCKAADAAALLQLSRDELNLPVIGLMCIPPLDEPPAVHFGLLKRLAQDLDLENLSMGMSGDYEAAVMLGATSVRVGSAIFGQRPKPV; this is translated from the coding sequence ATGACTCAGAGTTGGAATCCGACTCGACCCGACATCGCCGAAGCCCTGGCGTCGGTCCGCGAAACGATTGCGCTCGCGGCACGCGAATCCGGCCGCGGTCCCGAGGAGGTTGCACTGGTAGCTGTCGCCAAGACCTTCGGGCCGTCGGCGGTTGAGGCGGCCTATGCGGCTGGGCAGCGGGTCTTCGGCGAGAACCGGGTGCAGGAGGCGCAGTCCAAGTACCCCGATCTCAAGAAGCGGCATCCGGACCTGATGCTCCACCTGATCGGTCCCCTGCAAACCAACAAAGCGGGTGACGCCCTTGCGCTGTTCGACGTCATCGAGACGTTGGATCGGGAGAAGCTTGCCCGAGCTCTGGCCAAGGAGCGGGACAGGCAGGGCCGCTGTCCCCAACTCTACATTCAGGTCAATACCGGGGGCGAGGCCCAGAAGGCCGGGTGTAAGGCGGCAGACGCCGCCGCTCTGCTGCAGCTGTCGCGCGATGAGTTGAACCTCCCGGTTATCGGCTTGATGTGTATTCCTCCGTTGGACGAGCCTCCGGCGGTCCATTTCGGTCTGCTGAAACGTCTGGCTCAAGACCTGGATCTGGAAAATCTGTCCATGGGCATGAGCGGCGACTACGAAGCGGCCGTGATGCTCGGCGCGACCTCGGTCCGGGTCGGCAGTGCGATCTTCGGCCAGCGCCCGAAACCTGTATAA
- a CDS encoding Fe2+-dependent dioxygenase, whose translation MRSCSRLSIIMMLQLDDLLNKQEVARVRETLTRAPYESGTTSGKKTLKNNLQADKNNQEVQVATRAVLNRMFARPEFTGFAMPRNVTLMFNRYDVGMTYKDHMDAALMGPSQTQALRADLSFTVFLTDPEEYEGGDFVLQSPFGEQRIKSRAGSFMCYPSDMLHRVDPISKGTRWAAVGWIQSFLREPRQRAMITHLEDLRRRLVLDHPDSPYPEEFAQIHQNLLRMWAEV comes from the coding sequence GTGAGATCCTGTTCTAGACTGTCGATCATCATGATGCTGCAGCTCGACGATCTTCTGAACAAACAAGAGGTTGCGCGCGTTCGCGAGACGCTGACCCGGGCGCCTTACGAGTCCGGCACAACCTCCGGCAAGAAAACACTGAAAAACAATCTGCAGGCCGATAAGAACAACCAGGAGGTTCAAGTCGCCACACGGGCGGTGCTGAACCGTATGTTCGCGCGGCCGGAGTTCACCGGTTTCGCCATGCCGCGCAACGTCACGCTGATGTTCAACCGCTACGACGTCGGCATGACCTATAAGGACCACATGGACGCGGCGCTGATGGGCCCCAGCCAAACACAGGCCCTGCGCGCCGATCTGTCCTTTACGGTCTTCCTGACGGATCCGGAGGAGTACGAGGGCGGAGACTTCGTGCTGCAGAGCCCCTTCGGCGAACAACGGATCAAGAGCCGGGCCGGCAGCTTCATGTGCTACCCGTCGGACATGCTTCACAGGGTGGACCCGATATCCAAGGGGACCCGCTGGGCCGCCGTCGGCTGGATTCAGTCCTTCCTACGCGAACCGCGCCAACGCGCCATGATCACGCATCTGGAGGATCTGCGCCGCCGGCTGGTGCTCGATCACCCGGATTCGCCTTATCCGGAGGAATTCGCGCAGATTCATCAGAATCTCCTGCGCATGTGGGCCGAGGTCTGA
- the xth gene encoding exodeoxyribonuclease III encodes MPLRVATWNVNSLRQRLDHLARLDQAQRPDVLCLQETKVADGSFPENDIKALGYDELLICGQKSYNGVAIASRRPVEAQGRQIWCGKDDKRHLWARVSGVDIHCFYVPSGGTIPDPERNDKFAHKLAFLGEMKQWAAAEAKGRPLLLLGDLNVAPLEKDVWNHKKLLRSVGHTPGESAAMSGVIEAGHFIDIARHFVPETEPLYTWWGYRFPAAFEKDYGWRLDHAWATESLGKRLEKLTIIKETRTWERPSDHVPVIVDIAE; translated from the coding sequence ATGCCATTGCGTGTTGCGACTTGGAACGTCAACTCACTGCGTCAGCGGTTGGATCACCTGGCGCGTCTCGACCAGGCGCAACGCCCCGACGTGCTCTGCCTGCAGGAAACGAAGGTTGCGGACGGGTCCTTTCCCGAAAACGATATCAAGGCTTTAGGCTATGATGAGCTGCTGATCTGCGGTCAGAAATCCTACAATGGGGTGGCCATAGCATCCCGCCGTCCGGTCGAAGCCCAAGGCCGACAAATCTGGTGCGGCAAAGATGACAAGCGCCATCTCTGGGCACGGGTGTCGGGCGTTGATATCCATTGCTTCTACGTTCCGTCAGGCGGCACCATTCCGGATCCGGAACGAAATGACAAATTCGCCCACAAACTGGCCTTCCTCGGGGAGATGAAGCAGTGGGCTGCGGCTGAAGCGAAGGGCCGCCCGCTCCTGTTGCTTGGCGATCTCAACGTTGCGCCGCTCGAGAAAGATGTCTGGAATCATAAGAAGTTGCTTCGCAGTGTCGGCCATACGCCCGGCGAATCCGCTGCTATGAGCGGAGTGATCGAGGCTGGACATTTCATCGATATCGCACGTCATTTCGTTCCCGAAACGGAGCCGCTCTACACATGGTGGGGCTATCGCTTTCCGGCGGCTTTCGAGAAGGACTACGGCTGGCGGCTGGATCATGCCTGGGCGACGGAATCACTCGGTAAACGCCTAGAAAAACTGACTATTATTAAGGAAACCCGAACCTGGGAACGGCCCAGCGATCACGTCCCGGTAATCGTTGATATAGCGGAATGA
- a CDS encoding shikimate dehydrogenase codes for MLSAAVPQAGVLGWPVRHSLSPRVHGYWLKHYDLAGSYEHLPVPPEVFEAYVRALTLHGYVGANVTVPHKEAALALCDDLDTAARTIGAVNTLIFRDGRIEGRNSDAFGFLESLRRAFPALRTSSGPAVVLGAGGAARAVIYALKTVGAPEIRVLNRTVSRAERLAEELGPSVIAEPLAPEALRDAVLLVNTTSLGMTGQSRLDLDLLSLPPASAVVDIVYKPLQTDLLRNAAAAGHPTMNGLGMLLHQARPGFEAWFGVSPDVDQDLRAAVLEGLE; via the coding sequence CTGCTCTCGGCAGCGGTTCCTCAGGCTGGCGTGCTGGGCTGGCCGGTCCGTCACAGCCTTTCGCCACGGGTGCATGGGTATTGGCTGAAGCATTACGATCTCGCCGGATCTTACGAACATCTGCCCGTGCCGCCGGAAGTCTTCGAAGCTTACGTCCGGGCGCTTACGCTTCACGGCTACGTCGGTGCCAACGTGACCGTTCCGCACAAGGAAGCCGCCTTAGCGCTCTGCGATGATCTCGATACAGCCGCGCGGACGATCGGCGCCGTCAACACCCTGATCTTCCGTGATGGACGGATCGAAGGCCGGAACAGCGATGCCTTCGGCTTTCTGGAAAGTCTGCGTCGGGCGTTTCCCGCTTTGCGGACCTCATCGGGACCGGCTGTGGTGTTGGGCGCCGGGGGGGCTGCGCGCGCCGTGATCTACGCCTTGAAGACAGTCGGAGCGCCGGAGATCCGCGTTTTGAATCGCACTGTTTCGCGTGCGGAACGTTTGGCGGAAGAGCTGGGTCCCTCGGTGATTGCGGAACCCTTGGCGCCTGAGGCGCTGAGGGATGCCGTCTTGCTGGTCAATACCACCAGCCTCGGCATGACGGGGCAGTCCCGTCTGGATTTGGATCTGCTGTCGTTACCGCCAGCTTCGGCGGTGGTCGACATTGTCTATAAGCCTCTTCAGACAGACCTTTTGAGGAACGCTGCGGCTGCTGGTCATCCGACGATGAATGGTCTCGGCATGCTCCTGCACCAAGCCCGACCTGGTTTCGAAGCTTGGTTTGGGGTCAGTCCGGACGTGGATCAAGACTTGCGGGCTGCTGTTCTAGAGGGTCTCGAGTGA
- a CDS encoding Maf family protein translates to MQSQAPKLVLASASAVRRRLLEAAGLQVETLPAAVDEAEVKLALKAENASAIQVAETLAELKARRVSERLGTAGSSGPFVIGADQMLECEGRWFDKPADLDAARAQLLALAGRHHTLETSVCVVRDGGRIWHHNARARLTLRPLSEAFIDRYLAAVGEAALTSVGAYQLEGPGIQLFQKVDGDFFTILGLPLLPLLTLLRSNGLIPQ, encoded by the coding sequence GTGCAGTCGCAAGCTCCCAAGCTCGTTCTTGCCTCCGCAAGTGCCGTGCGTCGCCGGCTGCTCGAAGCTGCGGGATTGCAGGTCGAGACTCTGCCCGCGGCCGTGGACGAGGCAGAGGTGAAGCTTGCGCTCAAGGCTGAAAACGCCAGCGCCATTCAGGTTGCCGAGACCCTCGCGGAACTGAAAGCACGGCGCGTGAGCGAGCGTCTCGGGACTGCGGGTTCCTCGGGACCTTTCGTCATCGGCGCCGATCAGATGCTCGAGTGCGAGGGCCGGTGGTTCGATAAGCCTGCCGATCTCGATGCTGCGCGCGCACAGCTGCTGGCTCTCGCCGGTCGACATCACACCCTCGAGACCAGCGTGTGCGTGGTACGTGACGGTGGGCGCATCTGGCACCACAACGCCAGGGCGCGCTTGACTCTGCGTCCTTTGAGCGAAGCGTTTATCGACCGATACTTAGCTGCAGTGGGAGAGGCCGCCTTGACGTCGGTGGGTGCCTATCAGCTTGAAGGACCGGGCATCCAGCTGTTCCAGAAAGTCGACGGTGACTTTTTTACCATTCTCGGGTTGCCGTTGTTGCCCTTGCTGACTCTGCTACGCTCCAATGGGCTGATTCCCCAATGA
- a CDS encoding pyruvate, water dikinase regulatory protein: protein MVSDATGETVNSVARAVLSQFRDVEPIEHAWTLVRTRGHMDKVIAGIEAYPGPVLYTLINEGLRSRLTDACRRIGVPAISVLDPVMHALVSYFDVATVGRPGLQHEMDAEYFSRIEAMNFAMAHDDGQQLSGLKDADVVLTGVSRTSKTPTCIYLANRGLRAANVPLVPGVPAPAELLSLKGPLVIGLTKDPMRLVQVRKNRLRLLIDGDDDDESTYADLEAVKQEVAEARRLCSRMSWPTLDVTRRSIEETAAAVFTLLSRHRRQVVS, encoded by the coding sequence CTGGTATCCGATGCCACCGGCGAGACCGTGAATTCGGTCGCTCGCGCCGTGCTCTCGCAGTTCCGAGATGTGGAGCCGATCGAACACGCCTGGACCTTGGTCCGTACGCGCGGACATATGGACAAGGTTATTGCAGGTATCGAAGCCTATCCCGGTCCCGTGCTTTACACTCTGATCAATGAGGGGCTGCGCAGTCGGCTGACGGATGCCTGCCGGCGGATCGGTGTTCCGGCCATATCCGTGCTGGATCCGGTGATGCATGCGTTGGTCTCCTACTTCGATGTTGCGACGGTCGGGCGGCCCGGCCTGCAGCATGAGATGGATGCGGAATACTTCAGCCGAATCGAAGCCATGAACTTCGCGATGGCCCATGACGACGGACAGCAGCTCTCCGGACTCAAGGACGCCGATGTCGTTCTGACCGGGGTATCGCGGACCTCGAAAACTCCGACCTGCATCTATCTCGCAAATCGCGGTCTCCGCGCTGCGAATGTGCCTTTGGTACCGGGCGTTCCGGCACCGGCCGAACTTCTGAGTCTCAAGGGACCGCTGGTGATCGGTTTGACGAAGGATCCAATGCGGTTGGTCCAGGTGCGGAAGAATCGCTTGCGCTTGCTGATTGACGGCGACGATGACGATGAGTCCACCTACGCCGATCTGGAGGCGGTCAAGCAGGAGGTAGCCGAGGCGCGGCGCCTCTGCAGCCGCATGAGCTGGCCGACATTGGATGTAACCCGCCGGTCGATCGAAGAAACGGCCGCCGCGGTCTTCACGCTCCTGTCGCGCCATCGCCGGCAAGTGGTGTCGTGA
- the hemE gene encoding uroporphyrinogen decarboxylase — protein sequence MSQSSRTDAESAKPRKLLLRALAGERLPVPPIWLMRQAGRYLPEYRETRKDAGGFLNLCFTPELATEVTLQPIRRFGFDAAILFSDILVVPHALGQKVWFQEGEGPKLEALADSRDLTRLSPTALHDKLEPVYETVDRLSSALPDETTLIGFAGAPWTVASYMIEGGSSKDFQKAKTWAYGDPEGFQTLIDLLVDATSRYLIRQVQAGAEVLQIFDSWSGVWPEPQFRRWCLAPMAEIVRRVKSEHPKVPVILFPRGAGLLYADVAAEAGADAVSLDTTVPLAWAADHLQSQVTLQGNLDPILLVAGGETFESSVESILDRLSGGPFVFNLGHGIVPQTPPEHVAKLLDIVRSRPS from the coding sequence GTGTCTCAGTCCAGTCGAACCGATGCCGAAAGCGCGAAACCCCGGAAGCTGTTGCTCCGGGCACTTGCGGGTGAGCGACTCCCGGTGCCGCCGATCTGGCTCATGCGACAGGCTGGTCGTTACCTGCCCGAGTATCGGGAAACCCGCAAGGACGCCGGAGGATTCCTCAATCTCTGTTTTACCCCGGAGCTCGCAACGGAAGTGACCCTGCAGCCGATTCGACGCTTCGGATTCGATGCGGCCATCCTTTTCTCGGACATTTTGGTGGTGCCTCACGCTCTGGGTCAGAAGGTCTGGTTCCAGGAAGGGGAAGGGCCGAAGCTAGAGGCACTTGCGGATAGCAGGGACTTGACCCGGCTGTCGCCGACGGCCCTACACGACAAGCTGGAACCCGTCTACGAGACGGTGGATCGCCTGTCGTCCGCTCTGCCCGATGAGACGACCCTGATTGGCTTCGCAGGAGCGCCTTGGACCGTCGCCAGCTACATGATCGAGGGCGGCAGTTCCAAAGACTTTCAGAAGGCAAAGACCTGGGCTTATGGCGATCCGGAGGGTTTCCAGACGCTGATCGACTTACTGGTCGACGCAACCAGCAGATACCTCATCCGGCAAGTCCAGGCAGGCGCCGAGGTGCTGCAAATCTTCGATTCCTGGTCGGGTGTCTGGCCGGAGCCTCAGTTCCGGCGATGGTGCCTGGCTCCGATGGCGGAGATCGTGCGACGGGTGAAGTCGGAGCATCCCAAGGTGCCGGTGATTCTTTTTCCGCGCGGTGCAGGTCTGCTTTACGCCGATGTTGCCGCCGAAGCCGGAGCGGACGCAGTATCGCTCGATACAACCGTGCCGTTGGCCTGGGCGGCCGACCATCTCCAGTCTCAGGTGACGCTGCAAGGCAATTTGGACCCAATTCTACTGGTCGCCGGCGGTGAAACCTTCGAAAGCTCGGTCGAATCGATCCTGGATCGCTTGTCCGGCGGCCCCTTCGTGTTCAACCTCGGGCACGGCATCGTGCCGCAGACGCCTCCCGAGCATGTTGCAAAGCTGCTCGACATCGTAAGATCAAGACCTAGCTAA
- the hemH gene encoding ferrochelatase, with translation MPDASNKTSEIPSVVSAVDPKPADHPKVPFGKIGVLLLNLGTPDGTDYWSMRRYLGEFLSDRRIIELSPLLWQPILQGIILTLRPSKSGRNYAKIWNRELNESPLRSFTRVQAEKLSEAFQRHSEILVEWGMRYGHPSTESRIESLIARGCDRLLLFPLYPQYSAATTGTACDAAFRALMTKRWMPALRTVPAYFDDPAYIDLLAASVRQQLAALDFDPDVVLTSFHGLPKENLLKGDPYHCQCQKTARLLRESLGWPEDRLQVVFQSRFGPKEWLQPYADEKVAELASSGAKRLAVLSPGFASDCVETLEELGIGLRETFEEAGGERFAYLSCLNDSDAHIAYLKQVVERELHGWI, from the coding sequence ATGCCTGACGCGTCAAATAAAACGAGCGAGATCCCAAGCGTCGTCTCTGCGGTAGATCCGAAGCCAGCCGATCACCCAAAAGTACCCTTCGGCAAGATCGGCGTTTTACTGCTCAATCTCGGCACACCCGACGGTACGGACTATTGGTCCATGCGCCGCTACTTGGGAGAGTTTCTCTCCGACCGCCGGATCATCGAACTCTCGCCACTGCTCTGGCAGCCTATTTTGCAAGGCATCATTCTCACCCTGAGGCCGAGCAAGTCGGGCCGGAACTACGCCAAAATCTGGAACCGGGAGCTGAACGAGTCGCCGCTGCGCAGTTTCACCCGGGTCCAGGCGGAAAAGCTTTCCGAGGCTTTCCAAAGGCATAGCGAGATCCTGGTCGAATGGGGAATGCGGTACGGCCACCCTTCGACTGAGAGCCGTATCGAGTCCCTGATCGCCCGGGGTTGCGATCGCCTGCTTCTGTTTCCTCTCTATCCGCAGTATTCGGCTGCCACCACCGGCACCGCCTGCGATGCCGCTTTCCGCGCTCTCATGACCAAGCGTTGGATGCCCGCCCTGCGGACTGTACCGGCCTACTTCGACGACCCTGCCTACATCGACCTCCTGGCTGCATCGGTCCGTCAGCAGTTGGCCGCCCTCGACTTCGACCCGGACGTGGTCCTGACCTCGTTTCACGGGTTACCGAAGGAGAATCTGCTGAAGGGTGACCCCTACCACTGCCAGTGCCAGAAGACGGCCAGACTGCTTCGGGAGAGCCTCGGTTGGCCGGAAGATCGCCTTCAGGTGGTGTTCCAGTCTCGCTTTGGCCCTAAGGAGTGGTTGCAACCCTACGCCGATGAGAAAGTAGCCGAGCTTGCGAGTTCCGGCGCGAAGCGCTTGGCGGTGCTCTCGCCGGGTTTCGCCTCCGACTGCGTGGAGACTCTGGAGGAACTGGGGATCGGTTTACGCGAGACCTTCGAGGAAGCTGGCGGCGAGCGCTTCGCCTACCTTTCCTGCCTCAACGATTCGGACGCGCACATTGCCTATCTGAAGCAGGTGGTCGAGCGGGAATTGCACGGCTGGATCTGA
- the hemJ gene encoding protoporphyrinogen oxidase HemJ yields MDFMFALLPWITALHVISVIAWMAALLYLPRLYVYHAQVAPGSETSETFKVMERRLLKAIGTPAMIAALIFGLILLGQPGILEQGWVHAKLLLLLGMFLIHGLYAKWRKDFEADRNTRTHTFYRWMNEVPTILMIAIVLLAVAKPF; encoded by the coding sequence ATGGATTTCATGTTCGCTCTGCTGCCCTGGATTACGGCTTTGCACGTGATCTCGGTAATCGCCTGGATGGCGGCACTGCTCTATCTGCCGCGGCTCTATGTCTACCACGCGCAGGTCGCGCCCGGATCGGAGACCAGCGAGACATTCAAGGTGATGGAACGCCGCTTGTTGAAGGCGATCGGGACACCGGCAATGATCGCTGCGTTGATCTTCGGTTTGATCCTGCTCGGCCAACCTGGAATTCTCGAGCAGGGCTGGGTTCACGCGAAGCTGCTCCTGCTGCTGGGGATGTTCCTAATTCACGGCCTCTACGCGAAGTGGCGCAAGGATTTCGAGGCAGACCGCAATACACGGACGCACACCTTCTATCGTTGGATGAACGAAGTCCCGACGATACTGATGATCGCTATTGTTCTCCTTGCCGTCGCCAAGCCCTTCTAA